In Sphingomonas sp. G-3-2-10, a single window of DNA contains:
- a CDS encoding enoyl-CoA hydratase/isomerase family protein translates to MSSTETRVTTEIADGVATVTIARPEAKNALTKSMYAAIREAFQSADKNPDVDVIVIQGSNGSFASGGDLKEILDVLESDRPTDILDYEEYLPFEAVRTTNKPTIARIEGLCIGGGVTLALMCDIVVATDKSRFAIPEAKVGIIDGHMPRLLREAIPPARLRYWMYTGVLFPAAEAYEVGMLTKVVPAEEMDATIAKIAGELKASSIPTIGGLKKILIETRTLSPMTDANLSMLQPEALKKLQAFKKK, encoded by the coding sequence ATGAGCAGCACCGAAACCCGCGTCACGACCGAGATCGCCGACGGCGTCGCCACCGTCACGATTGCGCGTCCCGAAGCGAAGAACGCGCTGACCAAGTCGATGTACGCGGCGATCCGCGAAGCGTTTCAGTCGGCCGACAAGAACCCGGACGTCGATGTGATCGTGATTCAGGGCTCGAACGGATCGTTCGCGTCGGGCGGCGACCTGAAGGAAATCCTCGACGTGCTCGAGAGCGACCGGCCGACCGACATCCTCGACTATGAGGAATATCTGCCGTTCGAAGCGGTGCGCACGACGAACAAGCCGACCATCGCCCGGATCGAAGGGCTGTGCATCGGCGGCGGCGTCACGCTGGCGCTGATGTGCGACATCGTCGTCGCGACCGACAAGTCGCGCTTCGCCATTCCCGAAGCCAAGGTCGGCATCATCGACGGCCACATGCCCCGCCTGCTCCGTGAAGCGATCCCGCCCGCGCGCCTGCGCTACTGGATGTACACCGGCGTGCTGTTCCCGGCGGCCGAGGCCTATGAAGTCGGGATGCTGACCAAGGTCGTGCCGGCCGAGGAAATGGACGCGACGATCGCGAAGATCGCGGGCGAACTGAAGGCCAGCTCGATCCCCACGATCGGCGGGTTGAAGAAGATCCTGATCGAGACGCGCACGCTCTCGCCGATGACCGACGCCAACCTCTCGATGCTCCAGCCCGAGGCGCTGAAGAAGCTCCAGGCGTTCAAGAAGAAGTGA
- a CDS encoding aldehyde dehydrogenase family protein, with the protein MAHQYERISGKLLIDGQWRDSDRREPNRNPSDLSDVVGDYAWASVAQAEEALAAARRALPGWSRSNVQFRSDILRRAGDAILARADALALLLAREEGKLLRDARGEVMRAAQICHFFSGECLRPPGRFLPGLRDGFNVIVEHEAVGVVALITPWNFPIAIPAWKAAAALAFGNTLVLKPSEITPGCAVALAEILIEAGLPAGVFNLVNGAGVDLGETLIDGADAVSFTGATPTGRKVLERAARTMTKVQLELGGKSPLVVLGDADLDQAVDAALDGAFRQTGQRCTASSRLIVVDELHDAFVERLAAKVAALKVGHALDEANDLGPVTTEVQLAKDLHYIETAKREGGELLSGGDVLERPTQGYYLAPALFANTTNAMTLNREEVFGPVVGVIRVADLDEAIAVACDADYALSSAICTRDIAAAERFRRASRAGMVVINGSTSGADYHAPFGGRAPSGYGSREQGAAAADFFTEIKTTYVNHGVLPAGGSNPAVKF; encoded by the coding sequence GTGGCGCATCAGTACGAACGGATCTCCGGGAAGTTGCTCATCGACGGGCAATGGCGCGATTCCGATCGACGCGAGCCCAATCGCAACCCGTCCGATCTGAGCGACGTGGTAGGCGACTATGCCTGGGCTTCGGTGGCTCAGGCGGAGGAAGCGCTGGCGGCCGCGCGGCGCGCGCTGCCGGGCTGGTCGCGCAGCAATGTGCAGTTCCGTTCGGACATATTGCGCAGGGCGGGGGATGCGATCCTCGCCCGGGCCGATGCGCTCGCGCTGCTGCTGGCGCGCGAGGAAGGCAAGTTGCTGCGCGATGCGCGCGGCGAAGTGATGCGCGCGGCGCAGATCTGCCATTTCTTCTCGGGCGAATGCCTGCGCCCGCCGGGCCGGTTCCTCCCCGGTCTGCGCGACGGGTTCAACGTCATCGTCGAGCATGAGGCGGTGGGCGTGGTCGCGCTGATCACGCCGTGGAATTTCCCGATCGCGATTCCCGCCTGGAAGGCGGCGGCGGCGCTGGCGTTCGGCAATACTTTGGTGCTCAAGCCGTCGGAGATCACGCCGGGCTGCGCGGTGGCGCTGGCCGAAATCCTGATCGAAGCGGGATTGCCCGCGGGCGTGTTCAATCTGGTCAACGGTGCGGGCGTGGACCTGGGCGAAACGCTGATCGACGGCGCGGATGCGGTGAGCTTCACCGGCGCGACGCCGACCGGGCGCAAGGTGTTGGAGCGCGCCGCGCGGACCATGACCAAGGTCCAGCTCGAACTGGGCGGGAAGAGCCCGCTTGTCGTGCTGGGCGATGCCGATCTCGATCAGGCTGTCGACGCCGCGCTGGACGGCGCCTTCCGCCAGACCGGGCAGCGTTGCACCGCGTCTAGCCGGCTGATCGTGGTCGACGAATTGCACGATGCGTTCGTCGAGCGGCTGGCGGCGAAGGTCGCGGCGCTGAAGGTCGGCCATGCGCTGGACGAGGCGAACGATCTCGGGCCGGTGACCACCGAGGTGCAGCTGGCCAAGGACCTGCATTATATCGAGACGGCGAAGCGCGAAGGCGGCGAACTGCTGTCCGGCGGCGACGTGCTGGAGCGGCCGACGCAGGGCTATTACCTCGCGCCCGCGCTGTTCGCGAACACCACCAACGCGATGACGCTGAACCGTGAGGAAGTGTTCGGGCCGGTCGTCGGCGTGATCCGCGTCGCCGATCTGGACGAAGCGATCGCGGTTGCCTGCGACGCCGATTACGCCTTGTCGTCGGCGATCTGCACGAGGGACATCGCCGCCGCCGAACGCTTCCGCCGTGCCTCTCGCGCGGGGATGGTGGTGATCAACGGATCGACCTCGGGCGCGGACTATCACGCGCCCTTCGGCGGCCGCGCGCCCTCCGGATACGGCTCGCGCGAACAGGGCGCGGCGGCGGCCGACTTCTTCACCGAAATCAAGACCACCTACGTCAACCACGGCGTGCTTCCCGCTGGCGGAAGCAACCCCGCGGTCAAATTCTAA
- a CDS encoding LLM class flavin-dependent oxidoreductase: MKVNLGLGAHNSEDWPRFSSGNFDEPMATPDSEIIQNVLELGDMAEPLGFDGIWAPDHNGTPYGMTPNPLQMLAYFAGRTERVTFGTQVVVAPWWNPTRLAHQIAYLDIISKGRFATIGIGRGVAKSEFASVGVPREESRQRMDETIDILTLAFTQERFSYDGEIFKIPEMSIRPAPFSKDLATRFHGASATGPSLEANARRGMIPLFVGNKPIEAAGEEVKLVNTFRQEEGLAPVQPKNVLFMYCTPVPDGGEKAEEVLNAANRDTTLHYGFGDASNFAGIKGYEAYAARQAYATAPDAAAAGGEKKSPGYDKSNLLIGTPDQIIERIMAAQKACSFSEITVLPNIGTMNHQDSVDSIRLFAKEVLPVIHKMDAPLQPTVLPDGYLARQTA, from the coding sequence ATGAAGGTCAACCTGGGGCTCGGGGCGCATAATTCGGAGGATTGGCCTCGCTTTTCGAGCGGCAATTTCGACGAGCCGATGGCGACCCCGGACAGCGAAATCATCCAGAACGTTCTCGAGCTGGGCGACATGGCCGAGCCGCTGGGCTTCGACGGGATCTGGGCGCCGGACCATAACGGCACGCCCTATGGCATGACCCCCAATCCGCTGCAGATGCTGGCCTATTTTGCGGGCCGCACCGAACGCGTGACTTTCGGCACGCAGGTGGTTGTCGCGCCGTGGTGGAACCCCACCCGGCTGGCGCATCAGATCGCCTATCTCGACATCATCTCGAAGGGCCGCTTCGCCACGATCGGTATCGGCCGCGGTGTCGCCAAGTCGGAATTCGCATCGGTCGGCGTGCCGCGCGAAGAGAGCCGCCAGCGGATGGACGAGACGATCGACATCCTCACGCTCGCGTTCACGCAGGAGCGTTTCTCGTACGACGGCGAGATTTTCAAGATCCCCGAAATGTCGATCCGCCCGGCGCCGTTCAGCAAGGACCTGGCCACGCGTTTCCACGGTGCATCGGCCACCGGACCGTCGCTCGAAGCCAATGCCCGTCGCGGCATGATCCCGCTGTTCGTCGGCAACAAGCCGATCGAGGCTGCCGGCGAGGAAGTGAAGCTGGTCAACACCTTCCGCCAGGAAGAGGGGCTCGCCCCGGTCCAGCCGAAGAACGTGCTGTTCATGTACTGCACGCCCGTTCCCGACGGCGGCGAAAAGGCCGAGGAAGTGCTGAACGCCGCCAATCGCGACACGACGCTGCACTACGGCTTTGGCGACGCATCGAACTTCGCGGGCATCAAGGGCTATGAAGCCTATGCCGCGCGCCAGGCCTATGCCACCGCGCCGGACGCGGCGGCTGCCGGCGGCGAGAAGAAGTCGCCCGGTTACGACAAGTCGAACCTGCTGATCGGCACGCCCGACCAGATCATCGAGCGGATCATGGCCGCGCAGAAGGCCTGCTCCTTCTCCGAGATCACCGTGCTGCCGAACATCGGCACGATGAACCATCAGGACTCGGTCGACAGCATCAGGCTGTTCGCGAAGGAAGTGCTGCCGGTGATCCACAAGATGGATGCGCCGCTCCAGCCGACCGTTCTGCCCGACGGCTATCTGGCCCGGCAGACCGCCTGA
- a CDS encoding TonB-dependent receptor: MRTKTILKSAIAIGALAQALPALAQDATPAAQEQTVQEDQVNPSDEIIVTARKRAETLQSVPVVAQAFRQDTLEQYGTNNIAALTARVPDLQAGTAVNSVGTQLSLRGVGTTALNATIDQSISLNIDGLSLTQGMAYSAGLFDVGQIEVLKGPQALFFGKNSPAGVISMRSADPTDRFEGIARVGYEFAADDKFGELVLSGPVTDWLKLRVAGRYSDMKGYFRNESVARPNSGTINPTDRRFPNAEAVILRGTALFEPSSNYTARLKFTYTNTFEKRSATSLDVGLCPDGTGGVAPTNIPFIGGDDCKLNNIFRVATPDPAAFPGARNGAQPFFKSRQIFGTLEQSLQLGDAVQLTSVTGYYHNDLSTIHLASSTGTTAVIIQDNDFYNDQFTQELRLESDFKDIPVNFMIGGFYQNATQMNHVRVRSNQVLALLPALLMSPRHYVDIQSISAFGQLTWNVTPQIEFSAGARWTHEERDHEQYNFANPAAPVKTVLLDPHLESSNLSPEFTLAYRPSTNLTVFGSYKWGFKSGSFNSATFINPTTASSFNDEKVQGTEIGVKYRSGGLTFNLAGYRYIYDDLQVGALELQQLPGGGGITYALRTLNAAGAKVQGIELETTYALDSVPGLTLHAAANYNSARYKDFPNAPCGNGQTAAAGCNNLLSQATGRYTAQDLSGRRLVRAPDFTASFGFDYETAVGSDMSLVIGSNTIYTSEYTTTLVDLPGFEQGPFAKVGANIALRGPDKKWEIALIGNNLTNKYTSSLCFNSNLQNATVLGGQISGGTTNGAAGNDEAACTVERGRDVTLRFSIKF; the protein is encoded by the coding sequence ATGCGAACGAAAACTATTCTGAAGTCGGCCATCGCGATCGGTGCTCTGGCGCAGGCGCTTCCCGCCCTCGCGCAGGACGCGACGCCCGCCGCGCAGGAACAGACTGTCCAGGAGGATCAGGTCAATCCGTCCGACGAGATCATCGTGACCGCCCGCAAGCGCGCCGAGACGCTGCAGAGCGTTCCCGTGGTCGCGCAGGCGTTCCGTCAGGACACGCTGGAGCAGTATGGCACCAACAACATCGCGGCGCTCACCGCGCGCGTTCCCGATCTTCAGGCCGGTACCGCGGTCAACTCGGTCGGCACCCAGCTTTCGCTGCGCGGCGTCGGCACCACCGCGCTGAACGCGACGATCGACCAGTCGATCTCGCTCAACATCGATGGCCTCTCGCTGACGCAGGGCATGGCGTATTCGGCCGGCCTGTTCGACGTGGGCCAGATCGAAGTGCTCAAGGGTCCGCAGGCGCTGTTCTTCGGCAAGAACAGCCCGGCCGGCGTGATCTCGATGCGCAGCGCCGATCCGACCGACCGGTTCGAAGGCATCGCCCGCGTCGGCTATGAATTCGCCGCCGACGACAAGTTCGGCGAGCTGGTGCTGTCCGGTCCGGTCACCGACTGGCTGAAGCTGCGCGTCGCCGGCCGCTATTCGGACATGAAGGGCTATTTCCGCAACGAGTCGGTTGCCCGGCCCAACAGCGGCACGATCAACCCGACCGATCGCCGCTTCCCGAATGCCGAGGCTGTGATCCTGCGCGGTACCGCGTTGTTCGAGCCGAGCTCGAACTACACCGCGCGCCTGAAGTTCACCTATACCAACACCTTCGAGAAGCGCTCCGCGACCTCGCTCGACGTGGGTCTGTGCCCGGACGGCACCGGCGGCGTTGCGCCGACCAACATCCCGTTCATCGGCGGGGACGATTGCAAGCTCAACAACATCTTCCGCGTCGCGACGCCCGATCCGGCGGCGTTCCCCGGCGCGCGCAACGGCGCTCAGCCCTTCTTCAAGTCGCGTCAGATCTTCGGCACGCTCGAGCAGAGCCTGCAGCTGGGCGACGCCGTCCAGCTGACGTCGGTCACCGGCTATTATCACAACGACCTGTCGACCATCCATCTGGCCAGCTCGACCGGCACCACCGCGGTGATCATCCAGGACAACGACTTCTACAACGACCAGTTCACCCAGGAACTCCGCCTCGAAAGCGATTTCAAGGACATCCCGGTCAACTTCATGATCGGCGGCTTCTACCAGAACGCCACCCAGATGAACCATGTCCGCGTGCGTTCGAACCAGGTGCTGGCGCTGCTGCCCGCGCTGCTGATGTCGCCGCGCCACTATGTCGATATCCAGTCGATCTCGGCATTCGGCCAGCTGACCTGGAACGTCACGCCGCAGATCGAATTCTCGGCCGGCGCGCGCTGGACGCACGAAGAGCGCGATCACGAACAATATAACTTCGCCAACCCCGCCGCGCCGGTGAAGACCGTGCTGCTCGATCCGCATCTCGAATCGAGCAACCTGTCGCCGGAATTCACGCTGGCCTATCGCCCCTCGACCAACCTCACCGTGTTCGGTTCGTACAAGTGGGGCTTCAAGTCGGGCTCGTTCAACTCGGCGACCTTCATCAACCCGACCACCGCATCCTCGTTCAACGACGAGAAGGTGCAGGGTACCGAAATCGGCGTGAAGTACCGCTCGGGCGGGCTGACCTTCAACCTGGCCGGCTATCGCTACATCTATGACGATCTGCAGGTCGGCGCGCTGGAGCTTCAGCAGCTTCCGGGCGGCGGGGGCATCACCTATGCGCTGCGCACCCTGAACGCCGCCGGGGCGAAGGTGCAGGGCATCGAGCTGGAAACGACCTACGCGCTGGACAGCGTTCCGGGCCTGACGCTGCACGCTGCGGCCAATTACAACAGCGCGCGGTACAAGGACTTCCCGAACGCGCCGTGCGGCAATGGCCAGACTGCGGCTGCCGGCTGCAACAACCTGCTGAGCCAGGCGACCGGCCGTTATACCGCGCAGGATCTGTCGGGCCGCCGCCTCGTTCGCGCACCTGACTTCACCGCTTCGTTCGGCTTCGATTACGAGACGGCGGTCGGCAGCGATATGTCGCTCGTGATCGGTTCGAACACGATCTACACCTCGGAATACACCACGACGCTGGTCGATCTTCCCGGGTTCGAGCAAGGGCCGTTCGCCAAGGTGGGCGCCAACATCGCGCTGCGCGGGCCGGACAAGAAGTGGGAAATTGCCCTGATCGGCAACAACCTGACCAACAAATACACCTCGTCGCTCTGCTTCAACAGCAACCTCCAGAACGCCACCGTTCTGGGCGGACAGATTTCGGGCGGCACCACCAATGGCGCGGCCGGCAACGACGAGGCCGCCTGCACGGTCGAGCGTGGCCGCGACGTGACCCTGCGTTTCTCGATCAAGTTCTAA
- a CDS encoding putative quinol monooxygenase, protein MPIAALVTMTAIEGREEELLAALTDVLADVRTEPGNLMAVALRDPAQPGKVFEFAVYRDQAAIDAHRKAEHSVTKGPLVGALLGAPWTSQIFETVDWPESR, encoded by the coding sequence ATGCCGATCGCCGCATTGGTGACGATGACCGCGATTGAAGGCCGCGAGGAAGAATTGCTGGCCGCGCTGACCGATGTGCTCGCCGATGTCCGCACCGAGCCCGGCAATCTGATGGCGGTGGCGCTCCGCGATCCCGCCCAGCCCGGCAAGGTCTTCGAATTCGCGGTTTACCGCGATCAAGCGGCGATCGACGCGCACCGCAAGGCCGAGCATTCGGTGACGAAAGGTCCGCTGGTCGGGGCGCTGCTCGGCGCGCCCTGGACCTCGCAGATCTTCGAAACAGTCGACTGGCCCGAGTCGCGCTAA